A window of Sagittula sp. P11 genomic DNA:
ATGAACCGCAGAACCTTCATCGCCGCCGCCGCCGCGCTCGGTTTCGGCGCCCGCGCCGCCGAGGCCGCCAGCTTCGAAGTCAACCGGAGCGAGGCCGAGTGGCGCGCCATGCTCAGCGAGATCGAGTACAAGGTCATGCGCCGGGAAGGCACTGAACGGGCCTACACCTCGCCGCTCAACGACGAGAAGCGCGCAGGCACCTTCCTGTGCAAGGGCTGCGACCTGCCGCT
This region includes:
- the msrB gene encoding peptide-methionine (R)-S-oxide reductase MsrB, which encodes MNRRTFIAAAAALGFGARAAEAASFEVNRSEAEWRAMLSEIEYKVMRREGTERAYTSPLNDEKRAGTFLCKGCDLPLYSSKTKFDSGTGWPSFYEALPNAIETKPDRALFMVRTECHCRRCGSHLGHIFDDGPPPTGKRHCINGVSLTFQPA